A portion of the Chondrinema litorale genome contains these proteins:
- a CDS encoding ATP-binding protein produces MIEQIKGFWYRITYLGVDFKMPYSIQKKTLLCNKLSLLSMVLIFSSVPILSALNIKGYQTQLMLMIIALAMASVPVLNYLNQTNFTRLALSFFSPIVILVYTLLTKYRHPEEVEAIDYFVPRALIFLTLLLPLVLLDFKHSFQMVFGTISNVICLLFFDVWHNFYDIGYTQLIDPYTNDYNQINLVYLISVSAVIMAFYFYQRTNDHFEKENQYLLQKVQHSNDELTKKKEQLEEAYNELKQIDEEIRQNSEELQAINENLIQTRDELKTSFDREKRSKEQLAKTNEELKNAQMQIIQSEKMASLGQLTAGVAHEINNPINFVYAGANTLRSLLEEFMEIINIYDSLSSDQQEIQLKETIEKIERLKDDQEYYELKTDIEDIVKDIIIGADRTAAIVKGLRNFSRLDEDNLKMANINDCIDSTLVILSGQFRDNIDVVKDFDADIPMINCYPGQLNQVFLNLLNNSRQAIKKEGEIKITTRNFDETIQISIKDTGIGIPSDLLNKIFEPFYTTKEVGEGTGLGLSISYGIIEKHKGKIEVNSTEGVGTEFIIEISKNIEATQQVYS; encoded by the coding sequence ATGATTGAACAGATTAAGGGGTTTTGGTATAGAATTACATACCTAGGAGTAGATTTTAAAATGCCCTACTCCATCCAAAAGAAAACTTTGCTTTGCAATAAGCTTAGCTTATTATCTATGGTTTTAATCTTTAGTAGCGTGCCAATTCTTTCTGCACTAAATATTAAGGGTTATCAAACACAGTTAATGCTAATGATTATTGCATTAGCAATGGCTTCTGTTCCTGTTTTAAACTACCTTAATCAAACAAACTTTACACGCTTAGCTTTAAGCTTTTTTTCACCAATTGTAATATTGGTTTATACACTGCTTACAAAGTATAGACATCCCGAAGAAGTTGAGGCAATCGACTATTTTGTACCTAGAGCATTAATTTTTCTTACACTGCTTTTACCTTTGGTTTTACTGGATTTTAAACATAGTTTCCAAATGGTATTTGGTACAATTAGCAATGTAATTTGCTTATTGTTTTTCGATGTATGGCATAATTTCTATGACATTGGCTATACCCAGTTAATCGATCCTTATACAAATGATTACAACCAAATAAATCTGGTTTATTTGATCTCTGTTTCAGCGGTAATTATGGCATTCTATTTTTATCAAAGAACAAATGATCATTTTGAAAAAGAAAATCAATACCTGCTTCAAAAAGTCCAACATTCAAATGATGAGCTAACCAAGAAAAAAGAGCAGTTAGAAGAAGCTTATAACGAATTAAAGCAGATTGATGAAGAAATTCGCCAAAACTCAGAAGAACTTCAGGCAATTAACGAAAACTTAATTCAAACCCGAGACGAGCTTAAAACATCATTTGATAGAGAAAAACGAAGTAAAGAACAGTTGGCAAAAACCAATGAGGAACTAAAGAATGCTCAAATGCAGATTATTCAATCTGAAAAAATGGCATCGCTTGGTCAGTTAACTGCTGGTGTTGCACACGAAATAAACAACCCAATAAACTTTGTGTATGCGGGTGCTAATACTCTAAGAAGTCTTTTAGAAGAATTTATGGAGATTATTAACATCTATGACTCCCTTTCTTCAGATCAGCAAGAAATTCAATTAAAAGAAACCATTGAGAAGATAGAGAGGCTGAAAGATGACCAAGAATATTACGAACTTAAAACTGATATAGAAGATATTGTTAAAGATATTATAATTGGTGCAGATAGAACTGCTGCTATTGTTAAAGGATTAAGAAACTTCTCTAGACTAGATGAAGACAATTTAAAAATGGCTAATATCAATGATTGCATAGACTCAACATTAGTCATTTTAAGTGGGCAGTTTAGAGATAATATTGATGTAGTAAAAGATTTTGATGCAGATATTCCAATGATAAATTGTTATCCGGGGCAATTAAATCAGGTATTTCTAAATCTTTTAAACAACTCTAGACAAGCAATAAAAAAAGAAGGTGAAATTAAAATCACTACAAGGAACTTTGACGAAACTATTCAGATTAGTATTAAAGATACCGGCATAGGTATACCTAGTGATCTGTTAAATAAAATATTTGAACCGTTTTACACAACTAAAGAGGTTGGAGAAGGCACTGGCTTAGGACTTTCTATCAGTTACGGTATAATTGAAAAACACAAAGGAAAAATTGAAGTTAACAGTACAGAAGGTGTTGGTACTGAATTTATAATTGAAATCTCTAAAAACATAGAGGCTACCCAACAAGTATATTCATAA
- a CDS encoding BamA/TamA family outer membrane protein yields MKVNWFLYIIIFFILIYISGCIPTNQLAENEYLLYSQKIKQNKKIPDEDLEVYYRQKPNRKILYLPIMPYLYAYYAGKQKYEKRIASDSLKLQKIQDKYNTKISEKQQKIISLRNDASYDDEPKKLNKDTTRINRKIRALREKMDKKLFAIQERLEKGNVLMRTVGSPPVLYDSTPAQYTADQMTEYLKYKGYLDGYVVHSADTVEKLVTVSYTVNEGDPYIIDSIIYEIPDSAVYKIVVQDKKNSLIKKGAIYDEENLEKERARLSRLVQNKGYFDFGQRYIYYRVNDTLSNNKLQVTQIIKNTEDFNTPHKKYKIDEVFFYTDVDVSKSNDNFESEYNNISFIEEEKRYSKKVLNNKVFIRPDSLYSLQKTEDTQIALGRLDIFKFVNVLYDTTGEKMRANIFTSPHPRYQYSLEAGLNVSQSAIPGPFASLSLKKRNLLGGLEIFETRIRGAIEAQTGATEQQNFRGQEYGINFSLSFPRILFPIRSKHKNKLSMLTPSTQLLGGFGFVDRPEYTRFNIQSALNYQWRNRKSQIFNLNIIDLSVINTTRLDSAFEERLVQLLNQGSTLIYSFDRSLVSSINASFTKSKNAFDIQSKKTSFLRVFLETGGTFFNLWNRTNIATEEKILGLRYFRFLKGFVDFRNGFPLGKSGQFATRLAFGIAKPYGTGSRSLPYEKYFFTGGSNSNRAWAARRIGPGSYSPDTLSTGAFDYSFEQPGEIIFESSLELRRNLFSFFDGAIFMDASNIWMIEEDATRPGAKFESDFWKELAIGVGAGLRLNFDFLLIRFDLGVKMYDPARDEGDRYIGDNITFKNPLGAPGQYTLNLGIGYPF; encoded by the coding sequence TTGAAGGTAAACTGGTTTTTATATATAATTATATTTTTTATACTGATTTATATTTCAGGATGTATACCTACCAACCAGCTTGCTGAAAATGAATATTTGCTTTACAGCCAAAAAATTAAGCAAAACAAAAAAATTCCAGACGAAGATTTAGAAGTTTATTATAGACAAAAACCCAATAGGAAAATTTTATATCTTCCTATAATGCCCTACCTCTATGCATACTATGCTGGTAAACAAAAATATGAGAAAAGAATAGCTTCAGACTCTCTTAAACTTCAGAAAATACAAGATAAATACAACACTAAAATCTCTGAAAAGCAACAAAAAATTATCAGTTTAAGAAATGATGCTTCTTATGATGATGAACCAAAAAAACTCAACAAAGACACGACTCGGATAAACCGAAAGATTAGAGCTTTGCGTGAGAAAATGGATAAAAAATTATTCGCAATACAAGAGCGATTAGAAAAAGGGAATGTTTTAATGCGTACTGTTGGTTCTCCCCCTGTTCTATACGATTCTACCCCAGCTCAATACACTGCCGACCAAATGACTGAATACCTCAAATACAAAGGTTATTTAGATGGATATGTAGTGCACTCTGCCGATACGGTTGAAAAACTTGTAACAGTAAGCTATACAGTTAATGAAGGCGATCCATACATAATTGATTCTATAATTTATGAAATACCAGATAGTGCTGTTTATAAAATTGTAGTACAGGACAAGAAGAATTCTTTAATAAAAAAAGGAGCAATTTACGACGAAGAAAACTTAGAAAAAGAACGAGCTCGTTTATCGAGGTTGGTGCAAAATAAAGGATATTTTGATTTTGGACAGAGGTATATTTATTATCGAGTGAATGATACACTTAGTAATAATAAGTTACAGGTAACCCAAATTATCAAAAACACAGAAGACTTTAATACACCTCATAAAAAATATAAAATTGATGAAGTATTCTTTTATACAGATGTTGATGTTAGCAAAAGTAACGACAACTTCGAATCGGAATACAACAACATTAGTTTTATTGAAGAAGAGAAACGCTATTCTAAAAAAGTTTTAAACAATAAAGTTTTTATAAGACCAGATAGCCTGTATAGCCTTCAAAAAACTGAAGACACTCAAATTGCGCTAGGCAGATTAGATATTTTTAAATTTGTAAATGTGCTTTACGATACCACTGGAGAAAAAATGCGAGCAAACATTTTCACTAGTCCGCATCCGAGGTATCAATATTCTTTAGAAGCAGGTTTAAATGTGAGCCAGTCGGCTATTCCGGGTCCATTTGCCAGTTTATCTTTAAAAAAGAGAAATCTATTAGGTGGGCTAGAAATCTTTGAAACAAGAATTAGAGGTGCTATTGAAGCGCAAACAGGTGCCACAGAACAACAAAATTTTAGAGGGCAAGAATACGGTATCAATTTCAGCTTATCATTCCCAAGAATTCTATTTCCGATTAGAAGTAAACACAAAAACAAGCTATCTATGCTAACACCTAGCACCCAATTACTTGGTGGTTTTGGTTTTGTAGATCGGCCAGAATATACACGTTTTAACATCCAAAGTGCCTTAAATTACCAGTGGCGAAATAGAAAAAGTCAAATTTTTAACCTAAACATTATTGATTTAAGCGTAATTAATACAACTCGGCTAGATTCCGCATTCGAAGAAAGGCTAGTTCAACTCTTAAATCAAGGAAGTACGCTTATCTACAGTTTCGATCGATCGCTTGTTTCTAGTATTAATGCCAGTTTTACAAAATCAAAAAATGCATTCGATATTCAATCCAAAAAGACTTCTTTTTTAAGAGTGTTTCTGGAAACAGGTGGTACATTTTTTAACTTATGGAATAGAACTAACATAGCCACGGAAGAAAAGATTTTAGGCCTCAGATATTTCAGATTCTTAAAAGGTTTTGTTGATTTTAGAAATGGATTTCCGCTTGGTAAGTCAGGACAGTTTGCAACAAGACTTGCATTTGGTATAGCCAAACCATATGGTACAGGCTCACGATCTTTACCGTATGAAAAATACTTTTTTACTGGTGGTAGCAACAGTAACAGAGCTTGGGCAGCACGAAGAATAGGCCCTGGCTCCTACTCTCCAGACACACTTTCTACTGGTGCTTTTGATTATAGTTTTGAGCAACCCGGCGAAATAATTTTTGAAAGCAGCTTAGAATTAAGACGAAATCTTTTCAGCTTTTTTGATGGTGCTATCTTTATGGATGCAAGTAACATTTGGATGATAGAAGAAGATGCAACCAGACCCGGAGCAAAGTTTGAATCTGATTTTTGGAAAGAACTAGCCATTGGTGTTGGAGCTGGATTAAGACTCAACTTCGATTTCCTTTTAATAAGATTCGATCTTGGTGTAAAAATGTACGATCCTGCAAGAGATGAAGGTGATCGATATATTGGAGATAATATTACTTTTAAAAATCCTTTAGGTGCACCCGGACAATATACATTAAACCTTGGAATTGGCTATCCTTTCTAA